One Brevibacillus choshinensis genomic window carries:
- a CDS encoding ROK family protein codes for MNENEYAIGLDLGGTKILAGLVDSEGRVVSQKQLPTSSEDGEKAVISRVLAAIEAVMLEVSVDRNQIRGVGIASAGVIDSAKKEVIFASNLGWRDVPIGNLIQERFDLPASLMNDANASAVAEWMWGAGKGTQNMIYVTVSTGVGAGIICNGRLLLGHDGSAGEFGHISIDWNGPICSCGNRGCLENYASGTAIENVARARMVSKESSLSGSLSEGESLTAKQIGEAALQGDPFSIDILKQAGFYLGIGATSLIHLFNPEMIVFGGGVMNAAPVILEEIEKSLKERCIPGLASQVRVELNQLGIESGVMGAAGLLFSEERKG; via the coding sequence GTGAATGAAAACGAGTACGCAATTGGGTTGGACTTGGGCGGAACGAAAATTCTTGCTGGATTGGTAGACAGTGAAGGACGGGTAGTTAGCCAAAAGCAACTGCCGACTTCTTCGGAAGATGGTGAGAAAGCGGTAATAAGTCGGGTATTGGCCGCTATCGAAGCCGTGATGCTAGAAGTGAGCGTGGATCGCAATCAGATACGTGGTGTGGGGATCGCTTCGGCAGGGGTCATAGACAGCGCGAAAAAAGAGGTGATTTTTGCGAGCAACCTCGGCTGGCGCGACGTTCCGATCGGCAATCTGATTCAGGAAAGATTCGATTTACCTGCCAGCCTGATGAATGACGCGAATGCGTCGGCAGTAGCAGAGTGGATGTGGGGAGCAGGCAAAGGAACGCAAAATATGATTTACGTTACGGTAAGCACAGGGGTGGGAGCGGGGATCATCTGTAATGGCCGCCTGCTCTTGGGTCATGATGGCAGTGCAGGAGAATTTGGGCACATTTCGATTGATTGGAATGGTCCGATCTGCAGCTGCGGGAATAGGGGGTGCCTCGAGAATTATGCTTCCGGTACTGCTATCGAAAATGTGGCACGTGCCAGAATGGTAAGTAAGGAGTCGTCCCTTTCCGGAAGTCTATCGGAAGGCGAAAGTCTAACAGCTAAACAAATTGGAGAGGCTGCGCTGCAGGGAGATCCGTTTTCGATCGACATTTTGAAGCAAGCGGGTTTTTACTTGGGGATCGGCGCTACGAGTCTCATTCATTTATTTAATCCGGAAATGATCGTGTTCGGCGGAGGTGTGATGAATGCGGCACCTGTCATTTTGGAGGAGATTGAAAAAAGCCTGAAAGAGCGCTGCATACCAGGTTTGGCGAGCCAAGTTCGCGTGGAGCTAAATCAATTAGGGATAGAATCGGGCGTCATGGGAGCGGCTGGCCTGTTATTTTCTGAAGAGAGAAAAGGTTAG
- a CDS encoding NUDIX hydrolase — MAVNYCVACGHSMESRTIDGIERKVCPSCGNVHWGNYSIGVGALVFKDEKMLLVRRAQEPGKGKWTNPGGYIEQHEPIEQTIVREVLEETGVQAEVKGIVALRDQPRSIHNVYIAFQMEYVGGEPVPDEVEVDRAGFFSLEEMEGMELASFTRWLLDVALNVKNEGLVIDSKAVEQGNGDVYFRV; from the coding sequence ATGGCAGTGAATTATTGTGTAGCATGTGGGCATTCCATGGAATCGCGGACAATCGATGGCATTGAGCGCAAAGTATGTCCATCCTGCGGGAATGTGCACTGGGGAAATTACAGCATTGGGGTAGGAGCACTCGTCTTCAAGGACGAGAAAATGCTGCTCGTACGCCGCGCACAAGAGCCGGGAAAAGGGAAGTGGACCAATCCTGGCGGGTACATCGAGCAGCACGAGCCAATTGAACAAACGATCGTCCGCGAGGTATTGGAAGAAACGGGCGTACAGGCAGAGGTAAAAGGCATAGTGGCTCTGCGCGATCAGCCGCGAAGCATCCACAACGTATATATTGCGTTTCAGATGGAATACGTGGGGGGAGAGCCTGTGCCAGATGAAGTGGAAGTGGATCGGGCAGGCTTTTTCTCGCTGGAGGAAATGGAGGGGATGGAGCTGGCGAGTTTTACCAGATGGCTCCTCGATGTTGCGCTGAATGTAAAGAATGAGGGACTTGTCATCGACTCCAAAGCGGTGGAACAAGGCAATGGGGACGTGTATTTCAGAGTGTAG
- a CDS encoding Gfo/Idh/MocA family protein, whose protein sequence is MKKVKVAVIGAGSISDMHMQSYQNNDRAELYAVVDFNEERAKEKAQKFEARTFYSSLEDVFANEEIDAVSICTWNNTHAEISIAALNAGKHVLVEKPLSTSVESALQIEEAVKRSGKVLQVGFVRRYDTNAQLLKQFIDAGELGDIYYAKASCLRRLGNPGGWFADKERSGGGPLIDLGVHVIDLCWYLMGCPKVKTVSGNTYNKLGNRANVKNLSFYKAADYDPEKNTVEDLANAIIRFENGASLMVDVSYTLHSKKEELSVKLYGDKGGAEVEPQLSIVTEKHDTILNVSPQMDKLSFDFKQGFQNEIDHFISSVLGEKETLSPVQDGVEMMKILCGIYESAQQGREIEY, encoded by the coding sequence GTGAAAAAAGTAAAGGTCGCGGTTATTGGTGCAGGCTCCATTTCAGACATGCATATGCAATCGTACCAAAATAATGACAGGGCAGAGCTGTATGCCGTAGTAGATTTCAACGAGGAACGAGCAAAGGAGAAGGCACAAAAGTTCGAGGCAAGAACGTTTTACAGCAGCTTGGAAGATGTATTTGCGAACGAAGAAATAGATGCAGTAAGTATTTGCACCTGGAACAACACACATGCAGAGATTTCGATCGCCGCTTTGAATGCAGGCAAACACGTTCTGGTCGAAAAGCCGCTGTCCACATCGGTTGAAAGTGCACTTCAGATCGAGGAGGCAGTAAAACGGAGCGGCAAGGTTCTGCAAGTTGGATTTGTCCGAAGATACGACACGAATGCTCAGCTCTTGAAGCAGTTCATCGATGCGGGAGAGCTCGGGGATATCTACTACGCCAAGGCTTCCTGCTTGCGTCGATTGGGAAATCCAGGCGGATGGTTTGCTGATAAGGAAAGATCCGGGGGCGGCCCGTTAATCGACCTGGGCGTGCATGTGATCGATCTCTGCTGGTACCTGATGGGGTGTCCAAAGGTGAAGACAGTCAGCGGCAATACATATAACAAGCTGGGCAATCGCGCCAACGTCAAGAATCTTTCCTTCTACAAGGCAGCTGATTACGATCCGGAAAAAAACACGGTAGAAGATCTGGCCAATGCGATCATTCGTTTTGAGAACGGGGCATCGCTCATGGTAGACGTAAGCTATACGCTCCACTCGAAAAAGGAAGAGCTGTCTGTCAAGCTTTACGGCGACAAAGGCGGTGCCGAAGTAGAGCCGCAGCTTTCCATCGTTACGGAAAAACACGATACGATCCTGAATGTCAGTCCGCAGATGGATAAATTATCGTTTGATTTTAAACAAGGCTTTCAAAATGAAATCGACCACTTTATCTCCAGCGTTCTTGGTGAGAAAGAGACTCTCAGTCCTGTGCAAGATGGCGTAGAGATGATGAAAATTCTCTGCGGGATTTACGAATCGGCGCAACAAGGACGCGAAATCGAATATTGA
- a CDS encoding ABC transporter permease subunit, whose translation MEAVKEVSQVSLVSEEKRSSRISEFWTKWKKQKTAFWAGFFIIILLLVAIFGPLIAPYDPYEPDYDAILQTPSKAHWAGTDEYGRDILSRIIVGAGISLSVSFTSVLVGAVIGTILGLCSGYYGGWLDRLIMRSSDVMFAFPDLLLAIAIVAILGPGLTNVVVAVAVFSIPSFARLIRGNTLAAKEAVFVEVARSMGARSSRIIFRHIFPETVSSMIVFFSLRIGTSILAASSLSFLGLGAKPESPDWGAMLSMGRDYLDTAPHVVMIPGLVIFLSVLAFNLIGDGLRDILDPKTKN comes from the coding sequence ATGGAAGCTGTGAAAGAAGTAAGTCAAGTCTCTTTGGTTTCCGAGGAAAAGAGGAGCTCGAGGATTAGCGAGTTTTGGACAAAGTGGAAGAAACAAAAGACCGCATTTTGGGCCGGTTTTTTCATCATCATCCTGCTTCTTGTCGCAATATTCGGACCTCTCATAGCTCCGTATGATCCGTATGAGCCAGATTATGATGCGATTTTGCAAACCCCTTCCAAAGCACATTGGGCAGGTACGGACGAATATGGCAGGGATATATTGAGCCGGATCATCGTAGGGGCAGGCATTTCGCTCAGTGTCAGCTTCACCTCAGTCTTGGTGGGAGCCGTGATCGGGACGATTTTGGGATTGTGCAGCGGTTATTACGGAGGCTGGCTGGATCGCCTCATCATGAGATCCAGCGACGTGATGTTTGCCTTTCCAGATCTCCTTTTGGCGATTGCGATTGTCGCGATTTTGGGGCCAGGCTTAACGAATGTAGTGGTTGCCGTAGCCGTATTCAGCATCCCTTCCTTTGCTCGTTTGATTCGAGGGAACACACTGGCTGCAAAGGAAGCGGTATTTGTAGAGGTGGCGAGATCCATGGGTGCCAGAAGCAGCCGGATCATTTTTCGTCACATTTTTCCGGAAACCGTCTCAAGCATGATCGTTTTCTTTTCCTTACGTATCGGAACGTCTATCCTGGCAGCATCCAGCTTAAGCTTTCTCGGTCTGGGAGCAAAGCCTGAGAGTCCAGACTGGGGAGCGATGCTGAGCATGGGGCGAGATTACTTGGACACCGCGCCGCACGTCGTGATGATCCCCGGTTTGGTCATCTTCTTGTCGGTGCTGGCGTTCAATCTGATCGGCGATGGCTTGCGAGATATTCTGGACCCGAAAACGAAGAATTAA
- a CDS encoding ABC transporter permease subunit translates to MFRYIVKRLIGIIPIIFIVSLLIFFFIHLVPGDPVRLAAGKEATLEEITRVRQELGLDKPLAVQYANYMKNLFTGNLGHSLKTGLPISDMFENRYEISLKLTFMSLGWALVLGLLIGTISAVFRNKWPDFLGMLAAISGISLPGFWLGLILIQVFSVQLGWFPTGGTDSWKSYVLPSITLGAGIMSMLARFTRSSLLETLKEDFIRTGRAKGLKESVVVRKHALKNSMIPVVTIAGLQFGFLLGGSVVVETVFSIPGMGRLLIDSIAFRDYPVVQAVILLFSLEFILVNLLVDILYKALNPKIRFDS, encoded by the coding sequence ATGTTCCGTTATATCGTGAAGAGGCTTATCGGGATCATTCCGATCATTTTCATCGTGTCATTGCTCATCTTCTTTTTCATTCACTTGGTTCCAGGTGATCCTGTGCGTTTAGCTGCTGGAAAAGAGGCGACACTGGAGGAAATCACACGTGTTCGTCAGGAATTGGGTTTAGATAAACCGTTGGCGGTGCAATACGCCAACTACATGAAAAACTTGTTCACGGGTAATTTGGGCCATTCGTTAAAGACAGGTCTTCCGATTAGCGATATGTTCGAAAATCGGTACGAGATATCGTTGAAATTGACATTTATGAGTTTAGGCTGGGCGCTTGTTCTGGGGCTGCTGATCGGCACCATCTCTGCTGTGTTCCGCAATAAATGGCCCGATTTTTTAGGGATGCTTGCGGCAATTTCAGGCATTTCCTTACCCGGATTCTGGCTGGGACTCATTCTCATACAGGTGTTTTCCGTTCAGCTCGGATGGTTTCCAACAGGAGGGACCGATAGCTGGAAAAGCTATGTTCTACCTTCCATTACGCTTGGCGCAGGAATCATGTCGATGCTTGCCCGCTTCACTAGATCCTCTCTGCTAGAAACCTTGAAAGAAGACTTTATTCGGACAGGACGAGCAAAGGGCTTAAAGGAATCCGTAGTGGTACGCAAGCATGCGCTGAAAAATTCAATGATTCCAGTCGTCACCATAGCGGGCTTACAATTCGGATTTTTGCTTGGAGGCTCAGTTGTTGTGGAGACCGTGTTCAGTATTCCGGGGATGGGGCGACTTCTGATTGACTCGATTGCCTTCCGCGACTATCCCGTTGTGCAAGCGGTGATTCTGCTGTTCTCGCTGGAATTCATTTTGGTGAATCTCCTGGTGGATATTTTATACAAAGCTCTCAATCCGAAAATTCGCTTTGATAGCTAA
- a CDS encoding glutathione ABC transporter substrate-binding protein: MKKVSYFRAASVFLFSVALLFGCSSGNSPTSSGSSSGGNTAPSTSTAQEKPSTKKDELVVAVNENFITMDPQNTGDALSSGVQTSMYEGLMIYDKDLKLIPGLATEYSANQDATEYTFKLRQNVTFHDGTPFNAEAVKINFDRMSNKDNNLRAYRNYKYIKSTEVVDEYTVKVTLNQPFSAMINKFTTGIISPQALQKYGKDIAKNPVGTGPYKFVEWVQGDHLSVELNPDHWNKGAAKVAKITYKPVPENGSRVAMLKTGEADVIYPLPEQQVETLSGAEGVKVERTPSTITRYVSINMVKKPFDDPRVRQAINYAVDKNAFIKVVKAGYGAKLESVMSPTIAHYAKQGEYEYNVEKAKQLLKEAGYENGFTTEIWGNTNSDTMKGMQFIQQQLQKVGITVEVKSMEEATLSDEIYNIKSPEEAKMQMWYVSWSSADPDNAMRSLFSSENFPPAGANTAFYKNDLVDKSIKEATQSSDQAKQKELYGIVQENVFKEAPWIFLAVDEILYGKRSNVEGVYITPSGGIYVREAEIK, from the coding sequence GTGAAAAAAGTGTCCTATTTTCGAGCTGCATCTGTCTTCCTTTTTTCAGTAGCTTTACTATTTGGGTGTTCCAGCGGTAACAGTCCTACGAGTTCGGGCAGCAGCAGTGGCGGCAATACTGCTCCAAGCACTTCCACTGCACAAGAGAAGCCGTCGACAAAGAAAGATGAGCTGGTGGTGGCGGTCAACGAGAACTTCATCACGATGGACCCGCAAAATACAGGGGACGCTTTGTCATCTGGAGTACAGACGTCGATGTACGAAGGCCTGATGATTTACGACAAGGATTTGAAGTTAATCCCCGGGCTTGCGACGGAATATTCAGCGAACCAGGATGCTACCGAATACACGTTTAAATTGCGTCAAAACGTTACGTTCCATGACGGTACCCCCTTTAATGCAGAAGCAGTCAAAATCAACTTTGACCGCATGAGCAACAAGGACAACAACCTGCGTGCCTATCGGAATTATAAGTATATCAAGAGCACAGAAGTCGTGGATGAATACACGGTAAAAGTGACACTGAACCAACCGTTTAGCGCCATGATCAACAAATTTACGACTGGAATCATCAGTCCGCAAGCTTTGCAGAAATACGGAAAAGACATTGCGAAGAATCCAGTAGGTACAGGGCCGTACAAATTTGTAGAGTGGGTCCAGGGTGACCATCTGTCGGTGGAGCTGAATCCTGATCACTGGAACAAGGGTGCAGCGAAGGTTGCCAAAATTACTTACAAACCCGTTCCAGAAAACGGTTCGCGAGTAGCGATGCTCAAAACAGGAGAGGCGGACGTCATCTATCCTCTGCCTGAACAGCAAGTGGAGACTTTGAGTGGAGCAGAAGGCGTCAAAGTGGAGCGCACGCCATCGACGATTACCCGTTACGTTTCCATCAATATGGTGAAAAAGCCGTTTGACGACCCTCGCGTAAGACAAGCGATTAACTATGCAGTAGACAAGAATGCGTTCATCAAAGTAGTGAAAGCAGGCTATGGAGCGAAGCTGGAATCTGTCATGTCGCCAACGATCGCTCACTACGCCAAGCAAGGTGAGTATGAGTACAACGTGGAAAAAGCGAAGCAACTGCTCAAAGAAGCTGGCTACGAAAACGGCTTTACTACAGAAATCTGGGGCAATACCAACTCGGATACGATGAAAGGCATGCAGTTCATCCAACAGCAGCTGCAAAAGGTCGGCATCACGGTAGAAGTGAAATCGATGGAAGAAGCTACCCTGTCTGACGAAATCTACAACATCAAATCTCCAGAAGAAGCAAAAATGCAAATGTGGTACGTAAGCTGGTCTTCTGCAGACCCCGATAATGCTATGCGCTCCTTGTTCAGCAGCGAGAACTTCCCGCCAGCTGGAGCCAACACGGCTTTCTACAAAAATGATCTGGTAGATAAGAGCATCAAGGAAGCGACACAATCTTCTGACCAAGCGAAGCAAAAAGAACTGTACGGAATCGTACAAGAAAATGTATTTAAGGAAGCTCCATGGATTTTCCTCGCTGTCGATGAAATCTTGTATGGAAAACGCAGCAACGTAGAGGGTGTTTACATCACGCCAAGCGGCGGCATCTACGTCAGAGAAGCCGAAATTAAATAA